A section of the Fibrobacter sp. UWR4 genome encodes:
- the ilvC gene encoding ketol-acid reductoisomerase — protein sequence MGINYFNSIPLRRQLEEIGHCRFMDSSEFSRGVEALKGKKIVFVGCGAQGLHQGLDLRDSGLDVSYTLRPEAIAEKRQSWKNATENGFAVGTYEEMIPTADLVCNLTPDKQHHNVIPAVMKLMKKGAALSYSHGFNIVEEGQQIREDITVIMVAPKGPGSEVRSEYVRGFGMPCLIAVHPENDPEGKGWDYAKAYAAGLHADRPGVLESSFVAEVKSDLMGEQTILCGMLQTGTILCYDKMVKEFGVEPAYATKLLQYGWETISEALKHGGITNMMDRLSNPAKVRANELSEKMKVIMRGLYQEHQDNIISGKFSSTMMIDWEAGDKDLLAWRAATGELEFEKVAATDKAISEQEYFDRGVLMVAMIKAGVELAFETMCSVGIKPMSAYYESLHETPLIANLIARKKLFEMNRVISDTAEYGCYLFANKCVPLLKDFMAKEVTKEDIGAIFGEGKSTAVDNEELIKVNANIRKHPVEEIGAWLRARMSGMTRVV from the coding sequence ATGGGTATCAATTACTTCAATTCCATTCCTCTGCGTCGTCAGCTGGAAGAAATCGGCCACTGCCGTTTCATGGATTCTTCTGAATTTTCTCGCGGTGTAGAAGCCCTCAAGGGCAAGAAGATCGTGTTCGTCGGTTGCGGCGCTCAGGGTCTCCACCAGGGTCTCGACCTGCGTGACAGCGGTCTCGATGTTTCCTACACCCTCCGTCCGGAAGCAATCGCCGAAAAGCGTCAGTCCTGGAAGAACGCTACCGAAAACGGCTTCGCTGTCGGTACCTACGAAGAAATGATTCCCACTGCTGACCTGGTTTGCAACCTCACACCGGATAAGCAGCACCACAACGTGATTCCCGCTGTCATGAAGCTCATGAAGAAGGGTGCCGCTCTCTCCTACAGCCATGGCTTCAACATCGTTGAAGAAGGCCAGCAGATCCGTGAAGACATCACCGTTATCATGGTGGCTCCCAAGGGTCCGGGTTCAGAAGTCCGTTCTGAATACGTTCGCGGTTTCGGTATGCCCTGCTTGATCGCTGTCCACCCCGAAAACGACCCCGAAGGCAAGGGTTGGGACTATGCCAAGGCTTACGCCGCTGGTCTCCACGCTGACCGTCCGGGCGTTCTCGAAAGCTCTTTCGTTGCAGAAGTGAAGTCCGACCTCATGGGCGAACAGACTATCCTCTGCGGTATGCTCCAGACCGGTACCATCCTCTGCTACGACAAGATGGTCAAGGAATTCGGTGTCGAACCGGCATACGCAACCAAGCTCCTCCAGTACGGTTGGGAAACCATTTCCGAAGCTCTGAAGCATGGTGGTATCACCAACATGATGGACCGCCTCTCCAACCCGGCTAAGGTTCGTGCAAACGAACTCTCCGAAAAGATGAAGGTCATCATGCGCGGCCTCTACCAGGAACATCAGGACAACATCATCTCCGGTAAGTTCTCCTCTACCATGATGATCGACTGGGAAGCTGGTGACAAGGACCTTCTGGCATGGCGTGCAGCTACTGGCGAACTGGAATTCGAAAAGGTTGCAGCTACCGACAAGGCTATCTCCGAACAGGAATACTTCGACCGCGGCGTCCTCATGGTCGCTATGATCAAGGCCGGTGTGGAACTGGCATTCGAAACCATGTGCTCCGTCGGCATCAAGCCCATGAGCGCATACTACGAATCCCTCCACGAAACTCCGCTCATTGCAAACCTCATCGCTCGTAAGAAGCTGTTTGAAATGAACCGCGTGATTTCCGATACCGCAGAATACGGCTGCTACCTGTTTGCTAACAAGTGCGTTCCTCTGCTGAAGGACTTCATGGCTAAGGAAGTCACTAAGGAAGATATCGGCGCTATCTTCGGCGAAGGCAAGTCCACCGCTGTCGATAACGAAGAACTCATCAAGGTCAATGCCAACATCCGTAAGCACCCGGTTGAAGAAATCGGTGCATGGCTGAGAGCAAGAATGAGTGGTATGACTCGCGTGGTATAA
- a CDS encoding hybrid sensor histidine kinase/response regulator: MSKNESRNKQSKYLWQYILTLVLTLTALIVIVYFTFNSFFKVTKENVVTIGENSVSESAANLNNFLLKSMDVLIVTSQIVDYMMLNGASSKELERLLVDENRRYIRFLDSSFTGVYGLFNGVYLDGSGWVPEEGYVPESRPWYKDAIAADGNVALVPPYFDAKERKIIISVSQMLSDKKSVVSFDIMLDIAQEMVNNVNVDGSIGSMMVFNHSGLVVAHPDTLEKGKNYMDEEFSGSEKQELLKRLYDSKSKSFEMEISGQACMVFYSVVKDDWYVVTIVNESELFRNVQKILYRNILISLILFALLLYFCTSSYRNRIIALSSSAAKSQFLANMSHEIRTPINGILGMNAMLLKKVTDESMKECAQNIDSAGHTLLSIVNDVLDISKIESGKMEILPVPYEMFSVLNDCYNMVHDRANEKALDLELRVNPNLPSGLLGDEIRIRQIGNNLLSNAVKYTDKGKVTLIVDFEKSGEVAEKSTITLIIRVADTGQGIRKEHLDKLFEKFERVNERSNRAIEGTGLGLNITKRLVEMMGGEISVESEFGRGSVFSVKIPQVVENVAPMGDFATRHKQALSKTENFKSGFTAKDARVLVVDDVKMNLRVVEGLLKDTQIQLDTATSGKDALAKVTKTRYDIILLDHMMPEMDGIETFAAMQKMDDNLSNGTPVIMLSANAIIGAKENYLKHGFTDYLSKPVSEKALHSMILKYLPHHMVRKSGEAATPEPLVAESVAPAVNKNPLTFMESMKGIPEIDVKQGLAYCAESEDFYQEMVEEYLKSNPVSELQKFLDAGDCANYRIVVHALKSSSRTIGAEKLAKMAENQERAAAAGNLAEVQENHGALALAYKSLVEKFVYFTRKL, from the coding sequence ATGTCGAAGAATGAATCCAGAAATAAGCAAAGTAAGTACCTGTGGCAGTATATCCTGACCCTCGTGTTGACTTTAACCGCTCTTATAGTCATTGTTTACTTTACGTTTAACTCCTTCTTCAAGGTGACTAAGGAAAACGTCGTTACCATTGGTGAAAACTCGGTTTCCGAGAGTGCAGCCAACTTGAACAACTTCCTGCTGAAGAGTATGGATGTGCTCATCGTTACCTCACAGATTGTGGACTACATGATGCTGAACGGTGCTTCGTCCAAGGAACTGGAACGGCTGCTGGTGGATGAAAACCGCCGTTATATCCGCTTCCTGGATAGTAGCTTTACGGGCGTCTATGGCTTGTTCAATGGTGTCTATCTGGATGGCTCCGGCTGGGTTCCTGAAGAAGGTTATGTTCCCGAAAGCCGTCCCTGGTATAAGGACGCAATCGCTGCCGATGGGAATGTCGCCCTTGTTCCTCCCTACTTCGACGCCAAGGAACGTAAGATTATCATTTCCGTAAGCCAGATGCTCTCTGACAAAAAGAGTGTTGTTTCCTTTGATATCATGTTGGATATTGCCCAGGAAATGGTAAACAATGTGAATGTGGATGGTAGCATCGGTTCCATGATGGTGTTTAACCATTCCGGTCTGGTGGTGGCCCATCCGGATACTCTGGAAAAGGGAAAGAACTACATGGATGAGGAATTTAGCGGCTCTGAAAAGCAGGAACTGCTGAAGAGACTGTATGATTCCAAGTCCAAGTCTTTCGAAATGGAAATTTCTGGTCAGGCATGCATGGTGTTCTATTCCGTGGTCAAGGACGACTGGTATGTGGTGACTATCGTGAACGAAAGCGAACTGTTCCGCAATGTTCAGAAAATTCTCTATCGTAACATCCTGATTTCCCTGATCCTGTTTGCCTTGCTGCTTTATTTCTGCACGTCCAGCTATCGCAACCGTATTATCGCCTTGTCTTCCAGTGCCGCTAAGTCCCAGTTCCTGGCTAACATGAGCCATGAAATCCGTACGCCGATTAACGGTATTCTGGGGATGAACGCCATGCTCCTGAAGAAGGTGACGGATGAGTCCATGAAGGAGTGCGCCCAGAATATTGATAGCGCTGGTCATACCTTGCTTTCCATTGTGAATGACGTGCTGGATATCTCTAAAATTGAATCGGGCAAGATGGAAATCCTGCCTGTGCCTTATGAGATGTTCTCCGTGCTGAACGATTGTTACAACATGGTTCATGACCGTGCGAACGAGAAGGCTCTGGACCTGGAACTGCGGGTGAACCCAAACCTGCCGTCGGGCTTGCTGGGTGATGAAATCCGCATCCGTCAGATTGGTAACAACTTGCTGTCCAACGCAGTCAAGTATACGGACAAGGGCAAGGTGACCCTTATTGTTGATTTTGAAAAGTCCGGAGAGGTGGCGGAAAAATCCACCATCACGTTGATTATCCGTGTGGCGGATACGGGGCAGGGTATCCGTAAGGAACACCTGGATAAACTGTTTGAAAAGTTTGAACGTGTCAATGAACGCTCTAACCGTGCTATTGAAGGTACCGGTCTCGGCCTGAACATCACGAAACGTCTTGTGGAGATGATGGGTGGTGAAATCTCTGTGGAAAGTGAATTCGGAAGGGGTTCCGTCTTCTCTGTCAAGATTCCCCAGGTTGTGGAAAATGTTGCCCCCATGGGTGACTTTGCTACTCGTCATAAGCAGGCTTTGTCCAAGACCGAAAATTTCAAGAGTGGCTTTACCGCAAAGGATGCCCGAGTCCTGGTTGTGGACGACGTAAAGATGAACCTTCGCGTAGTCGAGGGACTTCTGAAGGATACTCAGATCCAGCTGGATACGGCTACCAGCGGTAAGGATGCTCTAGCAAAGGTGACGAAGACTCGTTACGATATCATCCTGCTGGATCACATGATGCCGGAAATGGACGGTATTGAAACATTTGCCGCCATGCAGAAAATGGATGATAACCTTTCTAACGGAACCCCTGTAATCATGCTGTCCGCGAACGCCATTATTGGCGCCAAGGAAAATTATCTGAAGCATGGATTTACGGATTATCTTTCCAAGCCCGTGAGCGAAAAGGCTCTCCATTCCATGATTCTCAAGTACCTGCCTCACCATATGGTCCGTAAGTCTGGTGAAGCTGCTACTCCGGAACCCCTAGTGGCTGAATCGGTTGCTCCCGCAGTTAATAAAAATCCTTTGACCTTTATGGAATCCATGAAGGGAATTCCCGAAATCGATGTGAAGCAGGGACTTGCCTATTGTGCTGAAAGTGAGGATTTCTACCAGGAAATGGTAGAGGAATACTTGAAGTCCAATCCGGTTTCCGAGTTGCAGAAATTCCTGGATGCCGGGGATTGCGCAAATTATCGCATTGTGGTTCATGCCCTGAAGAGCAGTTCCAGAACCATCGGTGCCGAAAAACTTGCGAAAATGGCTGAAAATCAGGAACGTGCCGCAGCCGCAGGTAATCTTGCCGAGGTGCAGGAAAACCACGGTGCATTGGCTCTTGCCTATAAGAGCCTAGTCGAAAAATTTGTATATTTCACCCGAAAACTTTAA
- a CDS encoding sigma-54-dependent Fis family transcriptional regulator, with translation MKSESMLATEKMLDVVKILLDEDQPESLFNKILEVAKDVLHADAAVLEIGGENPLHFSQPENVSISISAVRLAKSEKRAVVWNQLDDDSADLSKSIVQNQLTSIMVSPFRTTESEEGYLYLQRAAREDPFTDEDSSLFDNFVAVCEKVAFSVFDRLRDKESLDVLKNVVRKDNIVYSSQVMADLTALADKLAPLPLPVIIRGETGSGKEVVARYIHRNSPRGDKPFVAVNCGAIPEHLMESLLFGHAKGSFTGAIENRRGFFEEADGGTIFLDEIGELPMNMQVKLLRVLQEKHITRVGDNREIPVNVRVISATHVDLEEAVKEKKFREDLYFRIQVMPLYLPPLRERGQDVVLLAEEFIKRYGAEYGRGKYRMSRNAEKALLGYYWPGNVRELENKIQKALVQAVHGVIQPKDLGLDDMQSQAKESPRTLKEAREAVDREVISRAMRDSNANMTLASSILGIDRKVLREIMERLGMKKEDFKG, from the coding sequence ATGAAATCGGAATCCATGCTTGCCACGGAAAAAATGCTGGATGTGGTTAAAATCCTTCTGGATGAAGACCAGCCGGAATCCCTTTTCAATAAGATCCTGGAAGTTGCCAAGGACGTACTTCATGCGGATGCCGCCGTCCTGGAAATTGGCGGTGAAAATCCCCTGCATTTCAGCCAGCCGGAAAACGTTTCCATTTCCATTTCCGCTGTACGTTTGGCAAAATCGGAAAAGCGTGCCGTGGTATGGAACCAGCTGGACGATGACTCTGCGGATCTTTCCAAGTCCATCGTGCAGAATCAACTGACTAGCATTATGGTCTCTCCTTTCCGTACCACGGAATCCGAGGAAGGTTATCTCTATCTTCAGCGTGCCGCCCGTGAGGACCCTTTCACGGATGAGGATAGCAGCCTGTTCGATAATTTCGTTGCGGTCTGTGAAAAGGTGGCGTTCTCCGTATTTGACCGCCTGAGGGATAAGGAATCCCTGGATGTCCTAAAGAATGTGGTCCGTAAGGATAACATCGTCTATTCCAGCCAGGTGATGGCTGACCTGACGGCTCTTGCAGATAAACTAGCGCCGCTTCCCCTTCCCGTGATTATTCGTGGTGAAACGGGATCCGGCAAGGAAGTGGTTGCCCGCTACATCCATAGGAACAGCCCCCGTGGGGACAAGCCTTTTGTGGCGGTAAACTGCGGTGCCATTCCTGAACATCTGATGGAATCCTTGCTATTTGGTCATGCCAAGGGATCTTTTACGGGGGCTATTGAAAATCGCAGGGGCTTCTTCGAGGAGGCCGATGGTGGTACCATCTTCCTGGATGAAATTGGCGAACTTCCCATGAACATGCAGGTGAAACTCCTTCGTGTCCTTCAGGAAAAACATATTACCCGCGTAGGTGACAATCGTGAAATTCCTGTGAACGTCCGTGTCATCAGTGCCACCCATGTGGATTTGGAAGAAGCCGTCAAGGAAAAGAAGTTCCGTGAGGACTTGTACTTCAGAATTCAGGTGATGCCTCTTTACCTTCCGCCTCTTCGCGAGCGTGGTCAGGATGTGGTGCTTCTGGCGGAAGAATTCATCAAGCGTTATGGTGCGGAGTACGGCCGTGGCAAGTACCGCATGAGCCGTAATGCGGAAAAAGCTTTGTTAGGTTATTATTGGCCGGGCAATGTCCGTGAACTGGAAAATAAAATCCAGAAGGCCCTTGTCCAGGCGGTTCATGGGGTAATCCAGCCCAAGGACTTGGGACTGGACGATATGCAATCCCAGGCCAAGGAATCTCCCCGTACCTTGAAGGAAGCCCGCGAGGCGGTAGACCGTGAAGTGATTTCCAGGGCCATGAGGGATAGTAACGCCAACATGACCTTGGCATCCTCCATTTTGGGAATAGACCGTAAGGTCCTTCGCGAAATCATGGAACGTCTTGGCATGAAGAAGGAGGATTTTAAGGGGTAG
- a CDS encoding serine/threonine protein kinase has protein sequence MSAPEKVTLLSSARNGVLLRQGGEADVYLLCLDSGERLTLKWFKQPFHAELVEIIQRIKDDGICRIREFGIYENSPYQLYDYVEGISSDRLKEMPVAVALYAMRQVVSSLQKVIKVGSSHGDLNPSNIIFTVKERKDCTELQTVLIDWGITGPGALAYAAPERFQGKAPDEKSDLFSLGMLLFRWIAGENLVEASSFDQFASENSRQETSKVSEKLFLSGKLSPEEISALEPIWDATLSCNMEDRADDFEELDELLEIALSCVGGGDVALSGCLKKYLIELTPMIGKAGQNVSDNLECAGEPQFPFKNFSPKKHGNTLKIAILGAVGIFVLAIALVFALGTKTPNVDDTAKVILDNSRSHLLQNSPTPSKE, from the coding sequence ATGAGTGCTCCCGAGAAAGTAACTCTGCTCAGTTCTGCAAGGAACGGAGTCCTCCTGCGTCAAGGAGGCGAGGCCGACGTTTACTTACTTTGTCTTGACAGTGGCGAACGACTTACCCTAAAGTGGTTTAAACAGCCTTTCCATGCGGAACTTGTTGAAATCATCCAGAGAATCAAGGATGATGGAATCTGCAGGATAAGGGAGTTCGGTATTTATGAAAATAGTCCCTACCAGCTCTATGACTACGTGGAGGGAATTTCTTCTGATCGCTTGAAGGAAATGCCCGTGGCCGTAGCGCTGTACGCCATGCGTCAGGTCGTTTCGTCCTTACAGAAGGTCATCAAGGTCGGTTCCTCTCATGGGGATTTAAATCCCTCCAACATCATCTTTACCGTTAAGGAACGAAAGGACTGCACGGAACTTCAGACGGTTCTCATCGACTGGGGAATTACAGGTCCGGGTGCATTGGCTTATGCCGCCCCCGAAAGATTCCAGGGGAAGGCTCCCGACGAAAAGAGCGACCTCTTCAGTTTGGGAATGCTGTTGTTCCGCTGGATTGCCGGTGAAAACCTGGTGGAAGCCTCCAGCTTCGATCAGTTCGCTTCCGAAAATTCAAGACAGGAAACGTCCAAGGTGTCGGAAAAGCTTTTCCTTTCGGGAAAACTTTCCCCGGAAGAAATTTCCGCTCTGGAACCTATCTGGGATGCTACGCTTTCCTGCAATATGGAAGATCGTGCTGATGACTTTGAGGAACTGGATGAACTTCTGGAAATCGCGTTGTCCTGTGTTGGCGGGGGAGATGTCGCCCTCTCAGGCTGCTTGAAAAAATATTTGATAGAACTCACACCCATGATTGGAAAAGCGGGGCAAAATGTCTCGGACAATCTGGAATGCGCTGGAGAACCCCAGTTTCCCTTCAAAAATTTTTCTCCAAAAAAGCACGGAAATACCCTAAAAATTGCAATTTTAGGTGCTGTAGGGATTTTTGTTTTGGCAATCGCCCTTGTTTTTGCTCTCGGAACGAAAACTCCCAATGTGGATGATACCGCTAAGGTCATCTTGGATAATTCCAGAAGCCACTTGCTGCAAAATTCGCCGACGCCGTCAAAGGAGTAA
- a CDS encoding tetratricopeptide repeat protein, with protein MKSLWKALFLCVALCLCACVDDDVNRGNVALRIGDYNRAISNFSRALDQDPGHRDARYGLALAYYAVAENHEHLKNPTYELWERAVQEFEILSRVDETGSINGNFSNSLFYLARATLDKSPKTDVVPLLDRSIHLDSLNFFSMNLKALILDHRGQSEDARKIFIYVVTKEPKFASAYVNLGNSYWNEGDVESAWDIWSLGHEALPDDRVLAHWTKVAEDSLKVLVQSGRL; from the coding sequence ATGAAGAGTTTATGGAAAGCTCTGTTTCTTTGTGTTGCCTTGTGCCTTTGCGCCTGTGTGGACGATGATGTCAACAGGGGCAATGTTGCCTTGCGCATTGGAGATTACAACCGGGCCATTTCCAACTTTTCCAGGGCCCTTGACCAGGATCCGGGACATCGTGATGCACGTTATGGTCTGGCGCTTGCCTATTATGCCGTGGCCGAAAATCACGAACATTTGAAAAATCCCACCTATGAACTGTGGGAACGTGCTGTCCAGGAATTTGAAATTCTTTCACGAGTGGATGAGACCGGTAGCATTAACGGTAATTTCTCCAACAGCCTTTTTTATCTGGCGCGAGCTACGTTGGATAAGAGTCCCAAAACAGACGTGGTTCCCTTGCTGGACCGCTCTATCCACCTGGATAGTCTGAACTTTTTCAGTATGAACCTGAAGGCTCTTATTCTGGACCATCGTGGACAATCTGAAGATGCCAGGAAAATCTTTATCTATGTCGTGACCAAGGAACCGAAATTTGCTTCTGCCTACGTCAACCTGGGCAACAGTTACTGGAACGAAGGTGATGTGGAATCCGCCTGGGATATTTGGTCCCTGGGGCACGAGGCCTTGCCTGACGATCGCGTACTTGCTCATTGGACGAAGGTTGCCGAAGATTCCCTGAAAGTCCTGGTTCAATCGGGTAGACTATGA
- a CDS encoding DEAD/DEAH box helicase, with protein sequence MNFGNYGNTWWGKKWLESLLQAVDPKVVATGLRYAQKGQLTKLDIPDNRITAEILGPAGGTHTNYIVFPKFEKEKGDLFENLLKQQPSDLLALSNRAMNPSIELLLDKSGLSVFHGIESVNLNCDCKDPLPCKYIVTTLLKIAEQIDQNPFMIFRIHGLNIEHLKDYKPEQIEIEVPRESALVRCKATVVENNLNIPQRTPELDFEHWNDYSRILPAMLQNFPKFCPTGNFRKSFADELERCRQFYLEFKDFEEFSDNFKVYNANTFLVEGDILWAVHKRNWNWVIVQGDKNGNSQSELPVRSAMGALCTLSAGNFSWHHHNVRYLQRLMMAAFYLVRTGAVYPQVFWLGQETAQMRWLPAEMLPDVLAIVSDLEKQAPKSIVQSVREEEFLEVLNPAEHILSLFIGQLLTFFRKYHPATKRSPHENLLAFFFDCKSGRLANNARTIPSKIQQWFSVYSTLDFKTPLVFCCSDAGDEIALEIFVQENNGRTPLSRLFQENDARLLSVISILNGIGETLKPMNAYIEAKAEHPILMHGSDLLDFLQDSLKKLEIFGIKTELPQSLLHIEKPKALMRLQGSISFGAFNAEDLLDFDWEVALGDDKISAEEFLELAEQADGLLKYKDTFVQVGPDVIEDLKKKLENKNVQDEDLQLFDESSENKNASESGEDKDGDSEEELDPSIAKQQVSREAIVLQAKLIQACLTGQCDNVPVELNDDVKKQVENWRSESEVELPRDLNATLRPYQHRGYSWMYKNLQMGFGCILADDMGMGKTLQVITFLLKMKQEGKFENGKGLVVMPAGLLCNWQVEIKKFAPELNVFAYHGGSRKLEKFDADLLLTTYATFRKDYKKLKDLKWQAVVIDEAQNIKNADSEQSKLLRSMEAPIKIAMSGTPVENRLMEFWTIMDFANRGLFPSAAEFRDKFEVPIQKNNDIHQAELFKTITAPFMLRRLKTDKSVISDLPDKIIQDEYAELTRSQAALYQKTLQKFLEQLEEEQMLSEIAKDSKALFKRKGIILQMILALKQICNHPATFLKGLPEGAAENPAAKNTAESGKMEMLMDLLESIQETGEKTLIFTQFAEMGNLLESTIQEKLNLRCHFYHGDCTQSQRSTMIEDFQNNPDCKVLILSLKAGGTGLNLTAASQVIHYDLWWNPAIEAQATDRAFRIGQQRNVQVHRFITKGTFEEKINALLETKKAIANMTVNAGETWLTDMDDKQLTEIFSLDNKML encoded by the coding sequence ATGAATTTTGGAAACTACGGAAACACCTGGTGGGGAAAAAAATGGCTGGAAAGTCTACTGCAAGCAGTGGACCCTAAAGTTGTAGCCACAGGCCTCCGTTACGCCCAGAAAGGACAGCTGACCAAGCTGGACATTCCCGACAACAGGATTACCGCAGAAATTCTCGGTCCTGCCGGCGGGACCCACACCAACTACATCGTATTCCCCAAGTTCGAAAAGGAAAAGGGAGATCTTTTCGAGAACCTGCTCAAGCAGCAGCCCTCCGACCTTCTGGCTCTTTCCAACAGGGCAATGAACCCTTCCATCGAACTTTTGCTGGACAAGAGCGGTCTTTCCGTTTTTCATGGGATTGAAAGTGTCAACCTGAATTGCGACTGCAAGGATCCCCTCCCCTGCAAGTACATCGTTACGACCCTACTCAAAATTGCGGAACAGATTGACCAGAATCCCTTCATGATTTTCAGGATTCATGGTCTGAATATCGAGCATTTGAAGGATTATAAACCTGAGCAAATTGAGATCGAAGTCCCCAGGGAAAGCGCTCTGGTCCGCTGCAAGGCAACTGTTGTAGAAAACAACCTGAATATTCCCCAGCGGACACCGGAACTTGATTTCGAGCATTGGAACGATTATTCCAGAATATTGCCCGCCATGCTGCAGAACTTTCCTAAGTTCTGCCCCACGGGAAACTTCCGCAAGAGTTTCGCGGACGAACTGGAACGTTGCCGTCAGTTCTATCTTGAATTCAAGGACTTCGAAGAGTTTTCCGACAACTTCAAAGTTTATAACGCAAATACCTTCCTGGTAGAAGGCGACATCCTGTGGGCGGTCCACAAGAGAAACTGGAACTGGGTCATTGTCCAGGGAGATAAAAACGGAAACAGCCAGAGCGAGCTTCCTGTCAGAAGCGCCATGGGAGCTCTCTGCACCTTAAGTGCAGGCAATTTCTCCTGGCACCACCATAATGTCCGCTACCTCCAGCGATTGATGATGGCCGCCTTCTACTTGGTCCGTACAGGGGCCGTCTACCCCCAAGTTTTCTGGCTTGGGCAGGAAACCGCACAGATGCGTTGGCTCCCGGCGGAGATGCTGCCGGACGTTCTCGCCATCGTTTCCGACCTGGAAAAACAGGCTCCCAAGAGCATTGTGCAGTCCGTACGTGAGGAAGAATTTCTGGAAGTGCTGAATCCTGCGGAACACATCCTGTCCCTCTTTATCGGACAGTTGCTGACTTTCTTCCGCAAGTACCATCCGGCCACAAAGCGTTCCCCTCACGAGAACCTGCTGGCATTCTTCTTCGACTGCAAATCAGGTCGTCTGGCCAACAATGCACGGACAATCCCCAGTAAGATCCAGCAATGGTTCTCCGTCTATAGCACCCTTGATTTCAAGACCCCGCTGGTATTCTGCTGTTCCGATGCCGGGGACGAAATCGCCCTGGAAATTTTCGTCCAGGAAAACAACGGACGTACTCCCCTATCCAGGCTGTTCCAGGAAAATGACGCTCGTCTCCTTTCCGTGATCAGTATACTGAACGGAATTGGCGAGACTCTTAAGCCCATGAACGCCTATATCGAAGCCAAGGCGGAACATCCTATTCTGATGCACGGCAGTGACCTTCTGGATTTTCTCCAGGACAGCCTAAAGAAACTGGAAATTTTCGGTATCAAGACGGAACTGCCCCAGTCCCTACTGCACATCGAAAAACCTAAGGCACTCATGCGCCTGCAAGGATCCATCAGCTTCGGCGCCTTTAACGCAGAAGACCTGCTGGACTTCGACTGGGAAGTGGCTCTTGGGGACGACAAGATTTCTGCAGAGGAATTTCTAGAATTGGCAGAACAGGCCGACGGTCTTTTGAAATACAAGGATACCTTTGTCCAGGTGGGCCCGGACGTCATCGAAGACCTGAAGAAAAAGCTTGAGAACAAGAACGTCCAGGACGAAGACCTCCAGTTATTTGACGAGTCGTCTGAAAATAAAAACGCCTCCGAATCGGGAGAAGACAAAGATGGCGATAGCGAAGAGGAGTTGGATCCCAGTATCGCCAAGCAGCAGGTTTCCCGCGAAGCCATTGTCCTGCAAGCCAAACTCATTCAGGCATGCCTTACAGGACAATGCGACAATGTTCCCGTGGAACTAAATGACGACGTAAAGAAGCAGGTCGAAAACTGGCGTAGCGAATCGGAAGTAGAGCTCCCCCGCGATTTGAACGCGACGCTCCGTCCCTACCAGCATCGCGGCTATTCCTGGATGTACAAGAACCTGCAAATGGGTTTCGGATGTATCCTCGCCGATGATATGGGTATGGGCAAGACCCTTCAGGTCATTACCTTCCTTTTAAAGATGAAGCAGGAAGGCAAGTTCGAAAACGGCAAGGGTCTGGTGGTCATGCCCGCAGGCTTGCTGTGCAACTGGCAGGTAGAAATCAAGAAGTTCGCTCCGGAACTGAATGTATTTGCCTATCATGGCGGATCCCGCAAGTTGGAAAAGTTTGACGCAGACTTGCTGCTCACCACTTACGCCACCTTCCGCAAGGACTACAAGAAACTGAAGGACCTCAAGTGGCAGGCAGTGGTCATAGACGAAGCCCAGAATATCAAGAATGCCGATAGCGAACAGAGCAAGCTGTTACGTTCCATGGAAGCCCCCATCAAGATTGCCATGAGCGGCACGCCCGTGGAAAACCGTCTAATGGAATTCTGGACCATCATGGACTTCGCCAACCGCGGGCTATTCCCCAGTGCAGCAGAATTCAGGGACAAGTTCGAAGTTCCCATCCAGAAGAACAACGACATCCATCAGGCGGAACTATTCAAGACCATTACCGCTCCCTTCATGTTGCGCCGTCTCAAGACGGACAAGAGCGTCATTAGCGACCTTCCGGACAAGATCATCCAGGACGAGTATGCGGAACTGACCCGCTCCCAGGCGGCGCTGTACCAGAAGACCCTCCAGAAATTCCTGGAGCAGCTGGAAGAAGAACAGATGTTAAGCGAAATCGCCAAGGATTCCAAGGCGCTGTTCAAGCGCAAGGGGATTATCCTACAGATGATTCTCGCCCTCAAGCAGATCTGCAACCATCCCGCCACATTCCTCAAAGGACTTCCCGAAGGTGCTGCAGAAAATCCTGCCGCCAAGAACACGGCAGAATCCGGCAAGATGGAAATGCTTATGGACCTTCTGGAATCCATCCAGGAAACCGGCGAAAAAACTTTGATCTTTACTCAGTTCGCCGAAATGGGAAATCTGCTGGAATCTACCATCCAGGAAAAGCTGAATCTCCGTTGCCACTTCTATCATGGAGACTGCACCCAGTCACAGCGCTCCACCATGATCGAGGATTTCCAGAACAATCCGGATTGCAAGGTACTTATCCTATCCTTGAAGGCTGGCGGTACCGGGCTTAATTTGACCGCCGCCTCCCAGGTCATTCATTATGACTTGTGGTGGAACCCCGCCATTGAAGCCCAGGCTACGGACCGCGCCTTCCGTATTGGACAGCAGCGTAACGTGCAGGTTCACCGCTTTATCACCAAGGGTACCTTCGAGGAAAAAATCAATGCCCTCCTGGAAACCAAGAAGGCAATTGCAAATATGACCGTCAACGCCGGCGAAACCTGGCTTACGGATATGGACGACAAGCAGCTGACAGAGATTTTCTCTCTGGACAACAAGATGCTTTAA